A single region of the Streptomyces caelestis genome encodes:
- a CDS encoding carboxymuconolactone decarboxylase family protein: MPEKPRLQPVDETDLQEKTLASLAPYRDQDGRIHTIWATLAHHEDALRRYLVFSNHVLGKNTLPLPSRELMILRIAARAQAAYEWDQHVRIARRAGLSDESILAAATGAWDGLGDLDRVLLTATDSLVDRQGVDDELWNRLTDHLSTEQVIDVLYTVGQYLTIATVINTLGVQVEGDLTLPLPHTADQAVQKEVPA; encoded by the coding sequence ATGCCGGAGAAACCCCGCCTGCAGCCCGTCGACGAGACCGACCTGCAGGAGAAGACACTGGCGTCGCTGGCGCCGTACCGCGACCAGGACGGCCGGATCCACACGATCTGGGCGACCCTGGCCCACCACGAGGACGCACTGCGCCGCTACCTCGTCTTCAGCAACCACGTGCTGGGCAAGAACACCCTGCCGCTGCCGTCCCGGGAGCTGATGATCCTGCGGATCGCCGCCCGGGCGCAGGCGGCCTACGAGTGGGACCAGCACGTGCGTATCGCCCGCCGGGCCGGCCTGTCCGACGAGTCGATCCTGGCGGCCGCGACCGGCGCCTGGGACGGACTCGGCGACCTCGACCGGGTGCTGCTCACCGCCACCGACTCGCTCGTCGACCGGCAGGGCGTGGACGACGAGCTGTGGAACAGGCTGACGGACCACCTGAGTACCGAGCAGGTCATCGACGTCCTCTACACCGTCGGCCAGTACCTGACCATCGCCACCGTCATCAACACGCTCGGCGTCCAGGTCGAGGGCGACCTCACCCTGCCCCTCCCCCACACCGCCGACCAGGCCGTTCAGAAGGAAGTGCCCGCATGA
- a CDS encoding VOC family protein codes for MTIQSLGYVGIGTPDPTAWAEYARTVIGLAVEPGDPGGPVRHRLRMDQHPFRMWLTEAETGGVTVIGWEVRDGAAIDEMTVRLKESGVDVMAGTEEECRDRQVTRMVHFDGPLGIRTELFCGRRLAPSQFVSPLGVDFVTGEQGLGHVVMKTPHVQEAVDFYCDVLGFRLSDTADYPWGTFYFLGCNPRHHSIAFIRSYKNEGTHHILCEVTSPEEVGRALDRTREHDVELMATLGKHANDGMFSFYMKSPAGFGIEIGTGGVQVDESTWVSRTYTADIWGHHPVP; via the coding sequence ATGACGATCCAGAGCCTTGGTTACGTGGGGATCGGCACGCCCGATCCGACAGCGTGGGCGGAGTACGCCCGCACAGTGATAGGTCTCGCGGTCGAGCCCGGGGACCCTGGTGGGCCTGTGCGCCATCGCCTGCGGATGGACCAGCATCCGTTCCGCATGTGGCTGACGGAGGCGGAGACCGGTGGCGTCACGGTCATCGGCTGGGAGGTCCGTGACGGGGCGGCGATCGACGAGATGACGGTGCGCCTCAAGGAGTCCGGCGTCGACGTGATGGCCGGCACCGAGGAGGAATGCCGGGACCGGCAGGTGACCCGCATGGTGCACTTCGACGGCCCCCTCGGCATCCGCACCGAGCTGTTCTGCGGCCGTCGTCTCGCCCCGAGCCAGTTCGTGTCACCGCTGGGCGTCGACTTCGTGACCGGCGAGCAGGGACTCGGGCACGTGGTGATGAAGACGCCGCACGTCCAGGAGGCGGTGGACTTCTACTGCGATGTCCTGGGCTTCCGGCTCAGCGACACCGCCGACTACCCCTGGGGCACGTTCTACTTCCTCGGCTGCAACCCCCGGCACCACAGCATCGCCTTCATCCGCTCGTACAAGAACGAGGGCACCCACCACATCCTGTGCGAAGTGACCAGCCCGGAGGAGGTCGGCCGCGCCCTCGACCGCACGCGCGAGCACGACGTCGAACTCATGGCGACCCTCGGCAAGCACGCCAACGACGGGATGTTCTCGTTCTACATGAAGTCGCCCGCCGGCTTCGGCATCGAGATCGGCACGGGCGGCGTGCAGGTCGACGAGAGCACCT